The following proteins are co-located in the Shouchella hunanensis genome:
- a CDS encoding Cof-type HAD-IIB family hydrolase, whose protein sequence is MLPRHLIALDLDGTLLPGNQTISTRTKTALLSAKKAGHLVAIATGRPYRASKRYYQELNLTTPIINFNGASVHHPLDQHYPKTKATIDLETSRHLIKTCQQVGIENMMVEIDDAFYMAKNEGFFANFLTEGIEPIASGTVDDLLTAPPTAILVEPLVDKTLELRAALEGTKSETTLQRWWKGQVPVLEIAPNHVTKATALQELANHYNVSTEHIIAFGDEENDLEMIQFAGQGVAMGNAIPELKEIAHAITDTNEKDGIAKYIEQALQLR, encoded by the coding sequence ATGTTACCAAGACATTTAATCGCACTAGACTTAGACGGCACGCTACTACCAGGGAACCAGACTATTTCAACACGTACAAAAACAGCCTTATTAAGCGCTAAAAAGGCTGGACACCTCGTTGCTATCGCAACAGGACGGCCGTATCGCGCAAGTAAACGTTATTATCAAGAACTTAATTTAACAACACCCATTATTAATTTTAATGGAGCAAGCGTTCACCACCCACTGGATCAACATTATCCTAAAACAAAGGCCACAATTGATTTGGAAACGAGCCGTCATCTTATTAAAACGTGTCAGCAAGTTGGCATTGAGAACATGATGGTTGAAATTGATGATGCTTTTTATATGGCTAAAAATGAAGGGTTCTTCGCTAACTTCCTAACAGAAGGTATTGAGCCCATTGCATCTGGAACAGTAGACGACTTACTCACTGCTCCACCAACAGCAATTCTAGTTGAGCCCCTTGTAGATAAAACGTTGGAGCTACGGGCTGCATTAGAAGGTACCAAGAGCGAGACAACTTTGCAACGTTGGTGGAAAGGGCAAGTGCCGGTGTTAGAAATAGCCCCTAACCATGTCACCAAGGCTACTGCTTTACAAGAATTGGCTAACCACTATAATGTGTCAACTGAACATATTATCGCTTTTGGGGATGAAGAAAATGATTTAGAAATGATTCAATTTGCTGGACAAGGTGTTGCCATGGGTAACGCCATCCCTGAACTTAAGGAGATTGCCCACGCGATTACTGACACAAATGAAAAAGATGGGATTGCGAAATACATTGAACAAGCACTTCAACTGAGGTAA
- the ctaG gene encoding cytochrome c oxidase assembly factor CtaG, translating into METFASSLGFRALWTPELLVSIVIVAIFYCWLIRKTKTGSVKKSFFFMSGLLALYLGWGSPLYVFGHVMMTIHMLQMVFAYFVAVPLLILGIPTKWYETFLKSKWAFRPLRYIWNPVAALLLFNGLFSFYHVPLMFDTLMQAPFLHSLYQWVLLLTAALMWWFILAPVPSSYKLRELRRIFYIFANGLLITPACALIIFAPNAMYAVYTDPLIWANVMAYCLPGGTGPEALLTAFGSPESLQFLDARTDQQLAGVLMKVFQEIVYGISIGYVFKQWLKKEKLQDGELTISDIPRS; encoded by the coding sequence ATGGAAACGTTTGCTTCAAGCTTAGGATTCCGTGCATTATGGACACCGGAATTGCTTGTATCCATTGTGATAGTTGCCATTTTTTATTGTTGGTTGATCCGAAAAACAAAAACAGGCTCTGTTAAAAAGAGTTTCTTTTTTATGAGCGGCTTGCTAGCGCTTTATTTAGGCTGGGGGAGTCCACTTTATGTATTTGGTCACGTCATGATGACGATTCATATGTTACAAATGGTCTTCGCCTATTTTGTTGCGGTGCCTTTGCTAATACTCGGTATTCCAACAAAATGGTACGAAACTTTTCTCAAAAGCAAATGGGCATTTCGACCGTTACGTTACATATGGAATCCCGTTGCTGCGCTACTTCTGTTTAATGGTCTTTTTTCATTTTATCATGTTCCGCTCATGTTTGACACGCTCATGCAAGCACCATTTTTACATAGCCTCTATCAATGGGTATTGCTTCTTACAGCAGCTTTAATGTGGTGGTTTATTCTAGCGCCTGTACCAAGTTCGTACAAGCTTCGAGAATTACGACGCATTTTTTATATTTTTGCTAATGGGTTATTAATTACGCCAGCTTGTGCACTGATTATATTCGCACCTAATGCAATGTATGCTGTATATACGGATCCACTCATTTGGGCAAATGTGATGGCGTATTGTTTACCCGGTGGAACAGGTCCAGAAGCGTTATTAACAGCGTTCGGTAGTCCTGAATCATTGCAATTTTTGGATGCACGAACAGATCAACAATTGGCCGGTGTTCTAATGAAAGTATTCCAAGAAATAGTGTATGGCATTTCAATTGGTTACGTCTTTAAACAATGGTTAAAGAAAGAAAAGCTTCAAGACGGTGAATTAACTATTAGCGATATTCCTCGATCCTAA
- a CDS encoding BsuPI-related putative proteinase inhibitor — protein sequence MKTWNVLVGISLAFTLAACGGQADEEENQDIPAGGDSTMSGEWLFTVDHQLSDDMLYVEMYIENDSEEAQTLTFPSQQLYEITLVNAQEEEVFRYSNEHMFAQSVTEKTYEPGETQDLREEIPTEDIPAGSYMMTVELMVDDSTVESLSDPGTFTKSIEVEISESE from the coding sequence ATGAAGACGTGGAATGTATTAGTAGGTATATCACTTGCCTTTACGTTAGCCGCATGTGGAGGACAGGCTGATGAAGAAGAAAATCAAGATATACCTGCCGGAGGAGATTCAACGATGAGTGGTGAGTGGTTATTTACAGTTGATCATCAACTTTCAGACGACATGCTCTATGTGGAAATGTATATTGAAAACGATTCAGAGGAAGCCCAGACACTAACGTTTCCTTCGCAACAGCTGTATGAAATTACCCTTGTAAACGCACAAGAAGAAGAAGTGTTCCGTTATTCAAATGAGCATATGTTTGCACAAAGTGTAACCGAAAAGACATATGAACCAGGCGAAACACAAGATTTAAGAGAAGAGATTCCGACAGAGGATATACCAGCCGGTTCCTATATGATGACTGTAGAGCTAATGGTTGACGACAGTACTGTAGAATCACTAAGTGATCCAGGTACGTTTACAAAGTCAATAGAAGTTGAAATAAGTGAATCAGAATAA
- a CDS encoding YitT family protein, translating into MNREIGKIFIVVIGSFLLASSLNFFFIPADVFASGFTGVAQLLSYIVPLSTGILLLLLNIPVAILGWLKVGKSFTIYSFASVVLTTIFLEVLPVYAFSEDIMLNAVFGGVIAAAGAGLLLKWGASSGGLDIIVLVLARISDRPVGSFFFILNSIIVIASGVMLDPEKALFTLISIYVTSRFIDAIHTRYVKLTAMIVTKNADVLNKAIHQRLTRGITRIPAKGGYTFEEKEMLVIVLTRYELYELKNIVEEVDPGAFTNIVETASIFGLFRKD; encoded by the coding sequence ATGAATCGTGAAATCGGTAAAATTTTTATTGTTGTCATTGGCTCATTTCTGTTAGCCAGTTCTTTAAACTTCTTTTTTATACCAGCGGATGTTTTTGCGAGTGGTTTTACAGGTGTTGCACAGCTTTTATCGTATATCGTGCCACTATCAACAGGGATATTATTGCTGTTACTAAACATACCCGTTGCTATTCTAGGTTGGTTAAAGGTTGGGAAAAGCTTTACCATTTATAGCTTTGCAAGTGTTGTTTTAACAACCATTTTCTTGGAAGTGTTGCCTGTCTATGCGTTTTCTGAAGACATCATGCTTAATGCCGTTTTCGGAGGTGTTATCGCTGCAGCAGGTGCAGGATTATTACTTAAATGGGGCGCTTCTTCTGGCGGACTTGATATTATCGTACTCGTGTTAGCCCGTATTTCCGACCGTCCTGTTGGAAGCTTTTTCTTTATTTTAAATTCGATCATAGTCATTGCTTCAGGTGTCATGCTCGATCCAGAAAAAGCGTTATTTACCCTTATTTCCATTTATGTGACATCACGCTTTATTGATGCCATCCATACAAGGTATGTAAAGCTAACAGCTATGATCGTGACGAAAAATGCGGACGTGTTAAATAAAGCCATTCATCAGCGGCTTACACGGGGAATTACTCGTATACCTGCAAAAGGCGGCTATACATTTGAAGAAAAAGAAATGCTCGTTATCGTGTTAACACGATACGAATTGTATGAGTTGAAAAATATTGTGGAGGAAGTTGATCCGGGAGCATTTACCAATATTGTAGAAACGGCTAGTATCTTTGGTTTGTTCCGGAAAGATTAA
- a CDS encoding GNAT family N-acetyltransferase — MIDIVELSADTTAETKRELTSLFEKQLHNIAGKQAITQIETLLNEALLPHSQTYFFIARYEGNAVAFAFFNTMTSFQKGGQYIWLNEIYVDEAYRNQGIAKKLLLRIIYWAENRKIKGIELETGLHNEATKALYNSLGFYDVVSKRYSFRF; from the coding sequence ATGATTGACATTGTTGAACTTTCAGCGGATACAACGGCTGAAACAAAAAGAGAGCTAACCTCTCTCTTTGAAAAACAACTGCATAACATTGCGGGGAAACAAGCCATTACGCAAATTGAAACGCTATTAAACGAAGCCCTACTTCCCCATTCTCAAACGTATTTCTTTATTGCACGCTATGAAGGAAATGCAGTTGCCTTTGCCTTCTTTAACACAATGACAAGTTTCCAAAAAGGCGGTCAATACATTTGGTTAAATGAAATTTATGTAGACGAAGCGTATCGGAACCAAGGTATTGCCAAAAAACTGTTGCTCCGCATTATTTACTGGGCAGAGAATCGAAAAATAAAAGGAATTGAATTGGAAACAGGATTACATAATGAAGCGACAAAAGCATTATACAATTCACTTGGCTTTTATGACGTCGTTTCAAAACGATACTCTTTCCGTTTTTAA
- a CDS encoding SCO family protein — MKTIISIITLFLLSGCGWMYGMGQSSEFDLTEAAIHVPEFTFTNQDEQAFGSDDVAGEHWLANFAFTNCTTVCLTMMPNMNQLQQDLASEGYPLQFITFTADPILDTPEQLRQYAENIGVGSRSWDFLTGYDIDELETFSNEAFRVPYAYGDTPEDIIHSTSFFLVNKEGQVVRKYNGLEMNQADILEDIIRYVSENE, encoded by the coding sequence ATGAAAACGATTATAAGTATAATAACCTTATTTTTATTATCTGGATGCGGTTGGATGTATGGGATGGGCCAATCATCTGAATTCGATTTAACAGAAGCTGCTATTCATGTACCAGAATTTACGTTTACCAATCAGGATGAGCAAGCATTTGGATCGGATGATGTAGCAGGAGAGCATTGGCTTGCTAATTTCGCATTTACAAACTGTACAACTGTATGCTTGACTATGATGCCAAATATGAATCAATTGCAACAAGATTTAGCTTCAGAGGGCTATCCTCTTCAGTTTATTACCTTCACAGCTGATCCGATTTTAGACACACCTGAGCAACTAAGGCAATATGCGGAAAACATCGGTGTTGGTTCTAGAAGTTGGGATTTTCTTACAGGGTATGACATCGACGAACTTGAAACATTTTCAAATGAAGCCTTTCGTGTACCTTATGCGTATGGTGATACACCAGAAGATATTATCCATTCCACAAGTTTCTTTTTAGTCAATAAAGAGGGACAGGTTGTAAGGAAGTACAATGGACTTGAAATGAACCAAGCTGACATTCTAGAAGATATTATTAGATATGTATCAGAAAATGAGTAA
- a CDS encoding DEAD/DEAH box helicase produces the protein MNQTSIWIHSGWVDQSFFIWAESKGQTTQGRSGFIYPFLYSPFELKLRLFQTDPISFYGTFLTLSRAIIHVPLASREFQSYVGSTIIYQSADSWKTHFFPIEGIELSLQEFVQFYPLFRTWKHDFQLADDFHVWLRFLDDVYRLIEEGFFEPNQHGQWILKVKDSWYTNWMNAMPKSTFSIAATQEGQQFAQQEDDDYDLARKAIMEAIIDAVIRSIVLEEDVAPVYDQWQQSVDEPIQPFLKSLKNREITPMMKHWHTHSFQHQLGLKQEEPFKTAIVLNEPQDNQDWTLSLALIDRTNQEQLVPVQQLLTGEHPWLTNPIPQLKKDLTYVQDAFTVLSGLNLSSPTVHVSSDEAYELFMQHEQFEQVGITLIVPNQLKQTPSIQVKLKDLQQETYNSVDPLLNWQSLSRFDYSIMIGSEEMSQADFEAYVNEQKSLLNINNQWLVWDPNLAERLKQFLDKLQHQYTYLDAWRLDQQEEFDELEDIDVSIEWSQKIQEKLPHLYRNEPSIVSIPSTLEGDLRTYQQQGFSWLVHLRQIGFGGCLADDMGLGKSIQTITYILYVLEQQEEKKEPFLLICPTSLLYNWEAECQKFAPDLNVFIHHGNDRLLEQDKRLYEYDLIITSYTLALRDESMLHAHYWNGLILDEAQHIKNKETKQRKAIRKLNATHRIALTGTPIENRLTELWSLMDLLNPSLLGTYKQFYSNYIKPIEKDRDEVRQHQLRTVIQPFLLRRTKETTEAELNLPAKHERLTHVPLSIEQISLYQAIVNDIEDQIHTVSTMERRALILRTITRLKQVCNHPAQFLKSSLDEHTSGKWQAFQSLIQDIYERGESTLIFTQYKEMGKLIRTYLEETYDASTSFLHGGLTKKQRLEAVQTFQESQQPSFFVLSLKAGGVGLNLTKATNVIHYDRWWNPAVENQATDRAYRIGQTDDVHVYKLLTEGTIEEKIDRMIVGKQHLADGILASSSQVTELSDDELLALLRLSS, from the coding sequence GTGAACCAAACATCAATATGGATTCATAGTGGCTGGGTGGATCAGTCCTTTTTCATTTGGGCTGAATCAAAGGGACAAACAACTCAAGGAAGAAGCGGGTTTATTTACCCTTTTCTCTATTCTCCTTTTGAATTAAAGCTCCGACTCTTTCAAACCGATCCGATTTCATTTTATGGCACATTCTTGACGTTATCAAGAGCCATCATTCATGTTCCTCTCGCTTCACGTGAGTTCCAATCTTATGTGGGCTCGACCATTATTTATCAATCGGCTGATTCATGGAAGACGCATTTTTTTCCTATAGAAGGCATTGAGCTGTCGCTACAAGAATTTGTTCAGTTTTATCCATTATTCCGTACTTGGAAACATGATTTTCAATTAGCGGATGATTTTCACGTATGGCTTCGTTTTTTGGATGATGTGTACAGGCTTATTGAAGAAGGTTTTTTTGAACCAAATCAACATGGTCAGTGGATACTAAAGGTGAAGGATAGCTGGTATACAAACTGGATGAACGCCATGCCAAAATCGACTTTTTCTATAGCAGCAACTCAAGAGGGGCAACAATTTGCTCAACAAGAAGATGACGATTATGATTTAGCACGAAAAGCCATTATGGAAGCGATTATTGATGCCGTAATTCGCAGCATTGTACTTGAAGAAGACGTTGCTCCTGTTTACGATCAATGGCAACAATCCGTAGATGAACCGATTCAGCCATTCTTGAAATCATTAAAGAATAGAGAAATAACACCGATGATGAAGCACTGGCACACGCATTCGTTTCAGCACCAACTCGGACTGAAACAGGAAGAACCATTTAAAACGGCAATTGTGTTAAATGAACCTCAAGACAATCAAGACTGGACCTTGTCTCTTGCTTTAATTGATCGAACGAATCAAGAACAACTTGTACCGGTGCAGCAGTTGTTAACGGGAGAACACCCATGGTTAACGAATCCAATTCCGCAGTTAAAAAAAGATTTAACCTATGTACAAGATGCGTTTACAGTACTCTCGGGCTTAAATTTATCTTCACCTACTGTTCATGTTAGCAGTGATGAAGCGTATGAACTCTTTATGCAGCATGAACAGTTTGAGCAAGTGGGCATTACATTAATTGTTCCTAATCAATTAAAACAAACACCATCTATTCAAGTGAAGCTCAAAGATTTGCAACAAGAGACGTATAATAGCGTCGATCCACTATTAAATTGGCAAAGTTTATCGCGATTTGATTATTCTATTATGATCGGTTCTGAAGAAATGAGCCAAGCCGATTTTGAAGCCTATGTCAATGAGCAAAAATCGCTCCTGAATATTAATAACCAATGGCTCGTTTGGGATCCAAACCTTGCCGAACGACTAAAGCAGTTCCTTGATAAACTACAACATCAGTATACGTACTTAGATGCATGGCGACTCGATCAGCAAGAAGAGTTTGATGAGCTAGAAGACATTGATGTATCCATTGAATGGTCGCAAAAAATACAGGAAAAGCTGCCTCATTTATATCGAAATGAGCCTAGCATTGTCTCTATTCCTTCTACATTAGAAGGAGATTTGCGCACCTATCAACAGCAAGGGTTCAGTTGGCTGGTTCATTTAAGACAAATTGGCTTTGGTGGCTGTCTTGCAGATGACATGGGGCTTGGAAAATCCATTCAGACGATCACGTATATTCTATATGTTCTCGAACAGCAAGAGGAAAAAAAGGAGCCATTTCTTCTTATTTGTCCCACCTCGTTACTTTATAACTGGGAAGCGGAATGTCAAAAGTTTGCTCCAGATTTAAATGTGTTTATTCATCATGGAAATGACCGCCTTCTAGAACAAGATAAGCGACTCTATGAGTACGATCTTATTATTACGTCTTACACACTTGCATTACGTGATGAGAGCATGCTTCACGCTCATTATTGGAATGGCCTTATCCTTGATGAAGCGCAGCATATTAAAAATAAAGAAACAAAACAGCGTAAAGCGATTCGTAAACTGAACGCGACTCATCGAATTGCTTTAACGGGAACACCTATTGAGAATCGCTTAACGGAACTTTGGTCATTGATGGATTTACTAAACCCTTCTCTACTTGGAACGTACAAACAGTTTTATTCAAACTATATTAAACCGATTGAAAAAGATCGAGACGAAGTTCGTCAGCACCAACTAAGAACGGTTATCCAGCCATTTTTACTTAGACGTACGAAAGAAACAACAGAAGCAGAATTAAACTTGCCAGCCAAGCATGAACGATTAACACACGTTCCTCTTTCTATTGAACAAATTAGCTTATACCAAGCGATTGTAAACGATATTGAAGATCAAATTCATACCGTTTCAACAATGGAACGTCGAGCGCTTATATTGCGAACAATCACCCGGCTAAAGCAAGTTTGCAATCATCCAGCTCAGTTTCTAAAATCGTCCTTAGATGAACATACTTCTGGTAAATGGCAAGCCTTTCAATCATTGATACAAGACATCTATGAACGTGGTGAAAGCACCCTTATCTTCACACAATATAAAGAGATGGGTAAGCTGATTCGTACGTATCTAGAAGAAACATACGATGCATCTACTTCTTTTCTTCATGGGGGATTAACAAAAAAACAGCGACTTGAAGCCGTTCAAACATTCCAAGAAAGTCAACAGCCTTCTTTCTTTGTTCTATCTTTAAAAGCAGGCGGCGTTGGCTTAAATTTAACAAAAGCTACAAATGTGATCCACTATGATCGTTGGTGGAACCCTGCAGTTGAAAACCAAGCAACTGATAGAGCATATCGTATTGGTCAAACCGATGATGTGCATGTCTACAAATTGTTAACAGAGGGTACAATCGAAGAAAAAATAGATCGGATGATAGTAGGTAAACAACATTTAGCCGACGGTATTTTAGCATCTTCTTCACAAGTAACAGAACTTAGTGATGATGAATTACTAGCGTTGCTACGGTTATCTTCTTAA
- a CDS encoding serine aminopeptidase domain-containing protein has protein sequence MIIQEDMIHTVPMLVVEEEGSDEKPTLFFYHGVTSAKEHNLHIAYTIAKQGFRVILPDALYHGTRGEGTHDPYHHFWTVVQQSITEFPDLVEGVVERYAVQEDELYIGGTSMGAITSYGLLARYEWIKKACLFMGAPQYEEFSKLMFEVAAQRGTHLTEEQKKHVLDQVRIDDLSKDVSVLKGRQLYIWHGTEDETVPYSFAESFLKQLKDAPDVNNANITFFAEKGADHKITRKAILDASAWFEKQSTNQDKVTLSYES, from the coding sequence ATGATTATACAAGAAGACATGATACATACTGTGCCAATGCTAGTTGTAGAGGAAGAAGGTTCCGATGAGAAACCAACGTTGTTTTTTTATCACGGTGTAACGAGTGCCAAAGAACACAATTTACACATTGCCTATACGATTGCCAAACAAGGGTTTCGAGTTATTTTGCCAGACGCGCTCTATCATGGAACCCGAGGAGAAGGTACACATGATCCTTACCACCATTTCTGGACAGTTGTTCAACAATCGATTACAGAATTCCCTGATTTAGTAGAAGGCGTTGTTGAGCGTTACGCTGTACAAGAAGATGAACTCTATATTGGCGGAACCTCAATGGGGGCGATTACGTCGTATGGTCTATTAGCGCGATACGAGTGGATTAAAAAGGCATGCTTATTTATGGGTGCACCGCAATATGAGGAATTTTCAAAACTCATGTTTGAAGTAGCTGCTCAGCGAGGTACACATCTAACAGAAGAGCAAAAGAAACATGTCTTGGACCAAGTTAGAATCGATGATCTTTCAAAAGATGTCAGTGTTTTAAAGGGGCGCCAGCTTTACATTTGGCACGGAACTGAGGATGAGACGGTTCCGTATTCATTTGCAGAAAGCTTTCTAAAACAGCTAAAAGACGCTCCTGATGTGAACAATGCAAACATTACGTTTTTTGCTGAAAAAGGAGCCGACCATAAGATTACGCGAAAGGCGATTCTTGATGCATCTGCTTGGTTCGAGAAACAAAGCACGAATCAGGACAAGGTGACCCTCTCGTATGAATCGTGA
- the argC gene encoding N-acetyl-gamma-glutamyl-phosphate reductase, with translation MNVGIIGASGYGGVELIRFLNQHPKINSINLYTSSEEGVLLTNHYPHLRNGDTYKLRPLVESELSGQVDTVFLATPPGVSSKWSQWLLDQGIRVIDLSGDLRLHSQSIYETWYKREAASASLIKQATYGLSEWNKETIQTAQLIANPGCFPTAILLALGPVLQAELIDPTSIIIDAKTGTSGAGKSPTQMTHFSEMNENFKIYGVASHKHTPEIEQELTSFTNEEVKVSFQPHLVPMVRGIMATIYASGIEGVTNKKLYDCLKQAYEQHSFIRIRDIGDFPQTKHVYGSNYCDIGVAYDERTNRVILVSVIDNLVKGAAGQAIQNMNLMNEWDEHTGLTMLPIYP, from the coding sequence ATGAATGTTGGTATTATCGGTGCTAGTGGATACGGAGGGGTGGAGTTAATCCGTTTTTTGAACCAGCATCCAAAAATAAATTCCATTAATCTTTATACATCTAGTGAAGAAGGAGTACTGTTAACCAATCACTATCCTCATTTACGTAATGGCGATACATATAAGCTTCGGCCACTAGTCGAATCAGAGCTGAGTGGTCAAGTAGACACGGTCTTTTTAGCGACACCACCAGGAGTGTCAAGCAAGTGGAGTCAATGGCTACTAGATCAAGGCATTCGGGTCATTGATTTGTCGGGGGACTTGCGGTTACATTCACAATCAATCTATGAAACTTGGTACAAACGAGAAGCTGCATCTGCTTCATTGATAAAACAAGCGACTTATGGATTGAGTGAATGGAATAAAGAGACAATCCAAACGGCACAGCTCATTGCGAACCCCGGGTGTTTTCCAACTGCAATATTGCTAGCGCTGGGACCTGTACTACAAGCAGAATTGATTGATCCAACATCCATTATCATTGATGCAAAGACAGGCACATCTGGAGCAGGGAAGAGCCCAACACAAATGACGCATTTCAGTGAAATGAATGAGAATTTTAAGATTTACGGCGTTGCTTCCCATAAGCATACACCTGAAATTGAACAAGAGCTGACATCATTTACAAACGAAGAAGTGAAAGTAAGCTTCCAGCCACACCTTGTTCCGATGGTGCGAGGCATTATGGCGACCATTTATGCATCAGGAATAGAAGGTGTCACTAATAAGAAGCTCTACGATTGTCTGAAACAAGCATATGAGCAACATTCATTTATTCGTATTCGTGACATTGGCGATTTTCCTCAGACCAAACATGTGTATGGGAGTAATTATTGTGATATTGGTGTCGCTTATGATGAGCGTACGAACCGGGTTATCCTTGTTTCCGTCATTGATAATCTTGTCAAAGGCGCTGCAGGGCAAGCCATTCAAAATATGAATTTAATGAATGAATGGGATGAGCATACAGGTTTAACGATGCTTCCTATTTATCCGTAA